The Sesamum indicum cultivar Zhongzhi No. 13 linkage group LG6, S_indicum_v1.0, whole genome shotgun sequence genomic interval TAGTTAAGATCCCAGGCTCGTCCAGGTGTTGTGCTGGCACAAGTGCTGTTGTCTCCTGTGACTAGCCTGAGAGTGGAAGTGTTGTAGCCCTGTTTGCAGAGGAAGTTTATGTAATCTGTTTCGGATGCATCGAATACTAGCCCAGGGTCCCTTGCAGCAGTTGGATTGATTTGACCAGAACCATAAGCGAATTCAAGATCTTCGTGTTTCCTCGGGTCCATGACATAAGCTGATCATCAAGAAATAAACCGTCATGTGAAAGCGAATAACCAGCAATTCTAGATGACATTATGAGAACATTGCAGGGCTAAATGATAGGAACTTATGTTTTTACCTGTAGTCATGAGGGCTGATTTAATGGCAGCAGGAGACCAGTTCGGGTGAAGAGATTTGACAAAGGCAGCAGCACCACTGGCATGAGGACAAGACATGGACGTGCCTGAAATGATGTTGAAGAGTGTGCTCCTTTCGTCATCATAGTAGACAGAGGACGGTGACAATGGGGACCAGCCAGCAAGAATATCCACACCAGGGGCTGTGATATCAGGCTGATATTTGGTGTACAAAACAGTTAGGCATGAATAGCTAGAGCTACAAATAGATTTCCTgatgaagaaatattttggTGATCACCTTGAGAATGTCTGGGGATATGGGACTTGGTCCTCTGGAAGAAAACGAAACGACAATTGGAGCCATGGCGTCTTTCCATTCATCGCTGTAAAAAATGGTTGCCGTGGGATTTCTGGAAAGAAAATGTCCCATGTAAGTTATAAACTTATTAAAGAGACTTGCAAGATGAACTAGTGCAGAGAAAATAAAGGGTGTGGAAGCACCCACTCTGTGCTTCTGATGTATTCCAGGACACTTTTTCCGTCTTCAGGGCTGATCAATGTTGCTGGTAGTGGCCAACTGAAGGCAACATCAGGATTCTCGACAAGCACATCCGCCATGATGGTGCCAACACCATTAGCAAGCAGAATTCCCGAACCATCCCATAAGGCCTCACAGAAAACAATTTTTCCAGCCACTATGTCAGCATTCATAGCACCAGTTATACAATATTTGGCAATATCTGGACTGGAGCCAATGGTATAGTTTGCGGCATCTCCTCCCCATATTAACGGATATGAAGTCCCATTGAGATCAAAGGTGTTGATGGTGATTCCCTTCATTTATTCAGTTCAAATTTGTTAGAAACAGAAGATGATATTGTTTAGCTTCAGGCGAAATCTTTTAACTTACAGTGAACATTTGACCATTTCCAAGTTGCATTCTTGCGACAAACTTTCTGTCGATGGTGCTGGCAGCAACTGTCAGGGACCAAGGTGCATAGTTGGAAACAGTTACAGGGAAAGGACCAGAGTTCCCTGCTGAATTTGAGGTCAAAATTCCGTTCCTCATGGCGTGGAAAGATCCGATGGCAATAGGGTCATCAAAATAATCATCAGGCCAATCCGATCCCAAGGAAACTGAGATGATATCAACTCCATCCGCAATTGCATCATCAAAGGCTTTAAGGATGTCTGCAGAACTGCACCCAAATGCCCAGCAGACTTTGTAAACCgcaattcttgattttgggaCTCCTCCTCTTGCTATGCCCTTGGCAAGACCGAAGTAGCTTGCTTCAACCTCAACCCCTGCAGCAGTTGATGCCGTGTGGGTTCCATGTCCTTCCGTGTCTCGTGGAGATGGGATATCATCATAATAATACGAATTGTCACTGTTGTAGTAACGTGCACCGATGATCTTACTGCAGTGATGCCGCTCATGTTAGACAGAAGGTTTCACATCTTGATgtaaactcaaaattttcCTACTAAGTTCTTACTTATTGCAGGTGAAATTTGCGGTCATGCAGGTACCCTTCCATTTGGCTGGCGGAGGGCCAAAGCCTGAGTCGTTGAAACTTGGGTGCTCTGGCCAGACTCCTACAGGAATAGGCAGCAGAACATGTAAGAACTTCAAACGAAGTTCTGGATAGCATTGAACATTAGCTCCCTTGTGAGGAGGATCGGTGACATGATAGAGATTTCATCAAGTTACCAGTGTCTAGGAGGCCAATAATGACATCTGATTCCTGAGGAGCTCCAACTTTGTCTATGGTGACATTCATGAAGTCCCAAGACCTTGTAGTATGATGCTTGAATATACGGTTTGGGTTCACCGAAATCACTCCTTCCATTTCTGCAGACATTTGTGTTATTTTGGTTTCAGCCTAATATTTCCAGTTCTTCTTAACCACTTCTATTTCCTGCTCCAAGATTGACTCACCTGAAATCCTCGCAGCTTCCTCCTGCGTCAGCTTGGCTGCGAACCCATTAAAACTTCTCCCGTAACTGTGGACTAGTGAGTCTTTGGCTGCTGAGGCACTGGATCACAAAATACAGATGCTTTCagtattcaaaattattacaagaatCAACATTAGAGGAAGAGAAATTTATGCAACCTTCCAAGTACTCTGTGCAACATGGCATGATGTTTGGATGCAACCGATACATCTTCTTGAGGCCGACCTCCCATGTAGACAACATGAAGCTGCAAAGGGAACGAGCACTCTTACAAAGAGAAACAGAAGGCAAAAACAGATATTAATTCGGCCAAGGTTAGGTTGGGGAATTTATCTATACCTTCCGTTCTTTGCAGTGGCAGTTGAGCACAAGAGCTGAAAGCAACAATGGATAGAGAAGTGAAAGTATCCGGGCTTTCGCCATTGTGAGTGAACTCTGTTAATGTGATCTGATGTCCCATTCCTTGAGATCGACTTGAGGTTTATATAAGACTGGCTCTGCGGATTGTTTTCTCCGCATCATTTGATGATCAGCTTAACTGGCATGCAGAGAAACTCCAGTTGGCTGCTTGTATTTGTTGAGAACCCCGCCTTAGTTTGAGAGCATTCTTAACAGCTCAGGtgataataacattatttttggAACATTTGGGATAATCCAGGATCATTACTGGACTGTTTTCACAACATAGGATGATGTTTGCATGCATTGttacttatttttagttttgagGTTGCCTTGATATGTTCATCAGCTGCAGATAAAGTAAGCATCAAGACACAGTTCATCTTCCGAATCTGTCTTCATTGATGCATctaaaagttcaatttttgtaatccCTATATGCAAGGGACTGGaatttttctatcattttACATTAggatttaatgaaatttacccattttttgtgggtaaattgcttcattttaaaaaatacagaggggtaaattgctatattttaaaaaatataggagaataaattactatttttttcataaaaaaataatttgctcacTTGTAATATCACcaaattacttgcattttttccttttgtattATAAACATGATCACAAATACATGGCTATAATATGTAAGTTCATGTAGAATAATGCTAAATGTCAAATccaacaattaaaataaattaattattgttatggacgattataaatgagtaataatataatttgttattaatgcTATgtgcaaataattttaagggttaattatatttaaactcctccaaaaatacaaaattatatttcccccaaaaaaaaattttaaaattacatttacacctctTCCAAAAATTCTCCTTTTACACCTGATCCCTTTTGTTGAGtttgggacaaaaaatactaacatAGCAAACAAtgttgcataatttttaattctgcctctcatttaatatttttccccaACAAAAAAAGGTCATGTatgaataatgaaattttaaaggggtgcaaatgtaattttagaactattttaggaaaaaagtataattttatattttttaaataaatctaagtgTAACTAACCTTACTTTTAATTGTTCTGATcaatatacatttataaatatgctGTTATTTTACGATGTGCAAGTTGATAAAgtaatatacattttttcaGAAGCACCCAACTCTCCGCTTGGATACAGacggcttttttttttttttttttcaccccctaaaacaagaaaatcttAGAAAATTTGTGTTGTCAATAGGATACTAAAGcctgatttaatttatttacagtGTCTATTTTCGAAATGTAATATTTCCAAGGTGAGTTTATTTTCACTTTGGCTTTCATATAGAAAGaagaattatttgaattattatgtCAGAAATgtcgaaaataaatttgtttattcaCTGATATGGATGATAAGAcgccctttttttttttaataaaaaaaactgtattcaaatttaatattttttattagtaataagAGTAATCAGGGTCCCACCTACTTTACGTCAAGTCTgtctatttaattataaagaataaaattctattaaaaaaaaaagaactgtTTTAGAATCATAATACCTCTAAATTATTTggacatgataaatatatccaattacaaaaaaaaaaaaaaaattcaaataacatttttgtgcAAGTAATTTGTtagaagatatttttaaatatttttagaaatactaatttactatggcaaaataaataatagcattagaataatttataaaatttaatataaactttaaatactaaatatatatatgtgtcactgaataaatatcatgaatttttttaaaaaaaattatcaatcttattaaattaaaaatgctttttaaaaaatttaaaatgagtGGCTCAAGCACACGAACATGGGGGGATTATTTTGGATGATATTCCAAACTAACGTAATATGTTGTAAATTTAACCTTTAATGGTGGAAGACTATTAGAATATTTCCGAATTTGAGTTAATCTACAATATTACACTTCGTGTCTCTAATCATTCTGAACGAAAACAAACTACACATATTCCTAATACGTGCAAGACAGTAAATATCGTGtccaacaaaaatttcaagaaagccAAGCTCCTTCGAGCCAATCTAATGTGTTACACCAACATCATATGAAACAAGCGCAGGTAGGGAGTATTAGAAGTTAGTTTACTAAAAACCATTATCCAAAGAAAGCACCAGACAACAAAAGTAAGCAACAATGCATCCACACTTCATCCGATGTTGTGAAAACAGTCCTCCATTGATGATCTTGGATTGTCCCAAATCCTATAATCCATTCCTCAACAAATGTCATTATCACCTGAGCTGTTAAGACTGTGTTTGGTTTGATGTGCTCTTGGTTGTAAATTGCCTACAAGAACAAAGGCGGCCTTCTCAATAAACACAAGCAGCCAACTGAAGTTTCTCCGCCGGTTAAGCTCATCAAACGGTGTGGAGAAATCAAGCCACAAAGTTAGTTCTATATAAACCTCAAGTCTCAGGAAATGGGACATCAGATCCCATTAACAGAGTTCACTCACAATGGCGAAAGCCGGGATACTTTCACTTCTCTATCCATTGTTGCTTTCAGCTCTTGTGCTCAACTGCCACTGTCAAGAACGGAAGGTATGGATAAATTCACTGGCCTAACTTTGGCCGAATTAATATCTGTTTTTGCCTTGTGTTTCTCTTTGTAAGAGTGCTTGTTGCCTTTGCAGCTTCATGTTGTCTACATGGGAGGTCGGCCTCAAGAAGATGTATCGGTTGCATCCAAACATCATGCCATGTTGCACAGAGTACTTGGAAGGTTGCATAAATTTCTCTTCCTCTAATGTTGattcttgtaataattttaaatactgaAAGCATCTGTATTTTGTGATCCAGTGCCTCAGCAGCCAAAGACTCACTAGTTCACAGTTACGGGAGAAGTTTTAATGGGTTCGCAGCCAAGCTGACGCAGGAGGAAGCTGCGAGGATTTCAGGTGAGTCAATCTTGGAGCAGGAAATAGAAGTGGTTAAGAAGAACTGGAAATATTAGGCTGAAACCAAAATAACACAAATGTCTGCAGAAATGGAAGGAGTGATTTCGGTGAACCCAAACCGTATATTCAAGCATCATACTACAAGGTCTTGGGACTTCATGAATGTCACCATAGACAAAGTTGGAGCTCCTCAGGAATCAGATGTCATTATTGGCCTCCTAGACACTGGTAACTTGATGAAATCTCTATCATGTCACCGATCCTCCTCACAAGGGAGCTAATGTTCAATGCTATCCAGAACTTCGTTTGAAGTTCTTACATGTTCTGCTGCCTATTCCTGTAGGAGTCTGGCCAGAGCACCCAAGTTTCAACGACTCAGGCTTTGGCCCTCCGCCAGCCAAATGGAAGGGTACCTGCATGACCGCAAATTTCACCTGCAATAAGTAAGAACTTAGTAGgaaaattttgagtttacATCAAGACAAGATGTGATCTGTCTAACATGAGCGGCATCACTGCAGTAAGATCATCGGTGCACGTTACTACAACAGTGACAATTCGTTTCGTTATGATGATATCCCATCTCCACGAGACACGGAAGGACATGGAACCCACACGGCATCAACTGCTGCAGGGGTTGAGGTTGAAGCAAGCTACTTCGGTCTTGCCAAGGGCATAGCAAGAGGAGGAGtcccaaaatcaagaattgcGGTTTACAAAGTCTGCTGGGCATTTGGGTGCAGTTCTGCGGACATCCTTAAAGCCTTTGATGATGCAATTGCGGATGGAGTTGATATCATCTCAGTTTCCTTGGGATCGGATTGGCCTGATGATTATTTTGATGACCCTATTGCCATCGGATCTTTCCACGCCATGAGGAACGGAATTTTGACCTCAAATTCAGCAGGGAACTCTGGTCCTTTCCCTGTAACTGTTTCCAACTATGCACCTTGGTCCCTGACAGTTGCTGCCAGCACCATCGACAGAAAGTTTGTCGCAAGAATGCAACTTGGAAATGGTCAAATGTTCACTGTAAGTTAAAAGATTTCGCCTGAAGCTAAACAATATCATCTTCTGTTTCTAACAAATTTGAACTGAATAAATGAAGGGAATCACCATCAACACCTTTGATCTCAATGGGACTTCATATCCGTTAATATGGGGAGGAGATGCCGCAAACTATACCATTGGCTCCAGTCCAGATATTGCCAAATATTGTATAACTGGTGCTATGAATGCTGACATAGTGGCTGGAAAAATTGTTTTCTGTGAGGCCTTATGGGATGGTTCGGGAATTCTGCTTGCTAATGGTGTTGGCACCATCATGGCGGATGTGCTTGTCGAGAATCCTGATGTTGCCTTCAGTTGGCCACTACCAGCAACATTGATCAGCCCTGAAGACGGAAAAAGTGTCCTGGAATACATCAGAAGCACAGAGTGGGTGCTTCCACACCCTTTATTTTCTCTGCACTAGTTCATCTTGCAAGTCTCTTTAATAAGTTTATAACTTACATGGGACATTTTCTTTCCAGAAATCCCACGGCAACCATTTTTTACAGCGATGAATGGAAAGACGCCATGGCTCCAATTGTCGTTTCGTTTTCTTCCAGAGGACCAAGTCCCATATCCCCAGACATTCTCAAGGTGATCAccaaaatatttcttcatcAGGAAATCTATTTGTAGCTCTAGCTATTCATGCCTAACTGTTTTGTACACCAAATATCAGCCTGATATCACAGCCCCTGGTGTGGATATTCTTGCTGGCTGGTCCCCATTGTCACCGTCCTCTGTCTACTATGATGACGAAAGGAGCACACTCTTCAACATCATTTCAGGCACGTCCATGTCTTGTCCTCATGCCAGTGGTGCTGCTGCCTTTGTCAAATCTCTTCACCCGAACTGGTCTCCTGCTGCCATTAAATCAGCCCTCATGACTACAGGTAAAAACATAAGTTCCTATCATTTAGCCCTGCAATGTTCTCATAATGTCATCTAGAATTGCTGGTTATTCGCTTTCACATGACGGTTTATTTCTTGATGATCAGCTTATGTCATGGACCCGAGGAAACACGAAGATCTTGAATTCGCTTATGGTTCTGGTCAAATCAATCCAACTGCTGCAAGGGACCCTGGGCTAGTATTCGATGCATCCGAAACAGATTACATAAACTTCCTCTGCAAACAGGGCTACAACACTTCCACTCTCAGGCTAGTCACAGGAGACAACAGCACTTGTGCCAGCACAACACCTGGACGAGCCTGGGATCTTAACTACCCATCATTCTCCCTGTACGTTGAAGACGGCCAGCCAATTACGGGCACCTTCACCCGTACAGTGACCAATGTCGGTGCAGCAAACTCAACCTACAAGGCCAGCTTGTACATGCCAGCCTTGATCAGTGTTACAGTAGAACCATCTGTTCTCACATTCTCAGCCATTGGAGAAACCCAAACTTTCACCGTTAGTGTCACCGGGCCGGCCATCTCACAGCATCCAATCACGTCAGGCGCGATCACATGGACAGATGGAACATACGTAGTCAGGACACCACTCGTCGTCTACAATTATATCCCCGGTGCTCCATACAATCTTGACTCGGGCGAGTCCATGGCTCCAGGAAGTACTCCCATGTTCCAGCATTCTTCCGTATATCAGAAAATTGGAAGCATTGGGCATCGCCAAAAACATTCTTAATTCTACGGATTAAGCCTAACCAGTGAGAGGGCAGCATGCATGCcaacttttcatttcataattgggatgataatattaataatgatgTATGTGTGTATGCATCATCGAACATGGCAAAGCTGCGTTCAATTAGATGCCTGCCGACTGTTTATTTCCGTGTTTGGATGTGAAGGCAACTTTGATGATGAGGCAGTTAAGTGTTGATGCCTCTCTGAGAAATGTAAAATTCGAAAAAGAACATTAATAAGATTGTTGCCTCTTATTGCAGAAAGATAGACCAATTATTGTTTTCTTACCCTTCTTTGCATAATCAGGCCACTCTTTTGATGTTGTGACTACATGTACAAAGTTAACCGACACCTAGTACAAAAGAAAACATGcataaaatacattaatgaATACGTTAAACTAACATAACAAGTTAGATATTGACGTATCTTCATTCAGTACTAGTTACCAGGTGATGGACACATCTCAAACATCAGCAACTCAAACTCAGGTGATGTAGctctgaaaatcaagaattcataAAACAAACGCATAACGTATTATTTAAGGCACCAAGAAAGGATTCCACTGTTACTAAGTCATAGTAAATTCATCTATATGGCTTACACAGACAACTGATTGCCAACACATCTATACTACATTAATTTACAAAGCTAGTAGGAAACTTACATAGGTTGCTAAAATGGGGTCATTCTACCAGTCCCTGTAATGGCCATTGTATCTTTGGGGAATGTGGCTTTCCCACCCATTCTCCTCATTCCAATGGTTATTTCATTCTAAAATGTgacagaaagaagaaaagaagttcaagagaaaaaaaatgatcttTGCAACTATTGTGCTATATGACCACAAATAAAGAGCAAATTCTTGTCACTCTGGACAAGATGCTCCCATATCGAGTTTGGTCAAACATTCAAAAGacaagtgtattacacttgCTTTTTGTCTGATTGGTTTATTCGATCAAACCTAGTTCCTTATCAGATTGTAAGATTCTCTTGAAGGCCAGTAAATGTTCCGATGATCCTTCCGCCCATATCCGGAAATGTTTCACAGCTAGGAAGAGACCTAACTTTTCCAACTCTATCTACTTGTACAGGATACTTCATTAAATGGCCTCTCAGTGGAACCATTTCATCAGACTCAAACGCTTTCCAATTCAGCTCACCCATCCATCTCATGCGTCTCACGCATTCCAGGCTTTCCGGTTGCTCAAAGCACTGCTCCAACGTTCCCGTGTGCTCTGCCCATAATGACATTCTGTATCCGTATATCTGCAGTGCAGAACAGCTTTTGTAACATATACTTTCGGTATGAATCGAAAGCGGTTCTAATGATGGGAATCCAATCAAGAAATACCCATTCTTGATTTATACCTCTCCACGTGGATTAGCGGATCTGCTTGCCCATGTATATTGAGGCTGATATGCACCGATGGCAATTTCTGTATCTCTGGTTCCTTCGAGAGAGCGTTGATTGATGTTGGCAGAACCCAATATCACGTATTCATCATCCACTATCATTCCCTTTGAATGGACATATATCATGAATCGTCGGTTTCTCCTAGTTAAGGCCTGGATT includes:
- the LOC105164245 gene encoding cucumisin-like, producing MAKARILSLLYPLLLSALVLNCHCKERKLHVVYMGGRPQEDVSVASKHHAMLHRVLGSASAAKDSLVHSYGRSFNGFAAKLTQEEAARISEMEGVISVNPNRIFKHHTTRSWDFMNVTIDKVGAPQESDVIIGLLDTGVWPEHPSFNDSGFGPPPAKWKGTCMTANFTCNNKIIGARYYNSDNSYYYDDIPSPRDTEGHGTHTASTAAGVEVEASYFGLAKGIARGGVPKSRIAVYKVCWAFGCSSADILKAFDDAIADGVDIISVSLGSDWPDDYFDDPIAIGSFHAMRNGILTSNSAGNSGPFPVTVSNYAPWSLTVAASTIDRKFVARMQLGNGQMFTGITINTFDLNGTSYPLIWGGDAANYTIGSSPDIAKYCITGAMNADIVAGKIVFCEALWDGSGILLANGVGTIMADVLVENPDVAFSWPLPATLISPEDGKSVLEYIRSTENPTATIFYSDEWKDAMAPIVVSFSSRGPSPISPDILKPDITAPGVDILAGWSPLSPSSVYYDDERSTLFNIISGTSMSCPHASGAAAFVKSLHPNWSPAAIKSALMTTAYVMDPRKHEDLEFAYGSGQINPTAARDPGLVFDASETDYINFLCKQGYNTSTLRLVTGDNSTCASTTPGRAWDLNYPSFSLYVEDGQPITGTFTRTVTNVGAANSTYKASLYMPALISVTVEPSVLTFSAIGETQTFTVNVTGPAISQHPITSGAITWTDGTHVVRTPLVVYNYIPGAPYNLDSGESMAPGSTPTFQRSSVYQKIGSIGHRQKHS
- the LOC105164159 gene encoding cucumisin yields the protein MAKAGILSLLYPLLLSALVLNCHCQERKLHVVYMGGRPQEDVSVASKHHAMLHRVLGSASAAKDSLVHSYGRSFNGFAAKLTQEEAARISEMEGVISVNPNRIFKHHTTRSWDFMNVTIDKVGAPQESDVIIGLLDTGVWPEHPSFNDSGFGPPPAKWKGTCMTANFTCNNKIIGARYYNSDNSFRYDDIPSPRDTEGHGTHTASTAAGVEVEASYFGLAKGIARGGVPKSRIAVYKVCWAFGCSSADILKAFDDAIADGVDIISVSLGSDWPDDYFDDPIAIGSFHAMRNGILTSNSAGNSGPFPVTVSNYAPWSLTVAASTIDRKFVARMQLGNGQMFTGITINTFDLNGTSYPLIWGGDAANYTIGSSPDIAKYCITGAMNADIVAGKIVFCEALWDGSGILLANGVGTIMADVLVENPDVAFSWPLPATLISPEDGKSVLEYIRSTENPTATIFYSDEWKDAMAPIVVSFSSRGPSPISPDILKPDITAPGVDILAGWSPLSPSSVYYDDERSTLFNIISGTSMSCPHASGAAAFVKSLHPNWSPAAIKSALMTTAYVMDPRKHEDLEFAYGSGQINPTAARDPGLVFDASETDYINFLCKQGYNTSTLRLVTGDNSTCASTTPGRAWDLNYPSFSLYVEDGQPITGTFTRTVTNVGAANSTYKASLYMPALISVTVEPSVLTFSAIGETQTFTVSVTGPAISQHPITSGAITWTDGTYVVRTPLVVYNYIPGAPYNLDSGESMAPGSTPMFQHSSVYQKIGSIGHRQKHS